One segment of Castanea sativa cultivar Marrone di Chiusa Pesio chromosome 3, ASM4071231v1 DNA contains the following:
- the LOC142629415 gene encoding uncharacterized protein LOC142629415, with translation MSGANNEDIKEQELTNNTVNNQVDGDSSVDDLNKALDKNDENPMPSPQQEEEIVKKKYGGLLPKKHPLISKDHERAFFDSADWALGKQGAQKPKGPLEALRPKLQPTPHQQVRSRRSAYAPADEGGEVDGSNNHSISSEDQSCMLDAGEHNDTTSEGDNNDKTGSNDQKCHE, from the exons ATGTCAGGTGCAAATAATGAGGATATAAAGGAGCAGGAGCTTACTAATAATACTGTAAATAATCAAGTTGATGGTGACAGTTCCGTGGATGACCTTAACAAAGCTTTggataaaaatgatgaaaatccCATGCCTTCACCCCAGCAGGAG GAGGAGATAGTGAAGAAAAAGTATGGAGGACTGTTACCCAAGAAGCATCCATTGATATCCAag gaccATGAACGTGCTTTTTTTGATTCTGCTGATTGGGCATTGGGAAAG CAAGGAGCACAAAAACCTAAAGGACCCCTTGAAGCACTCCGCCCAAAGTTGCAG CCGACGCCACACCAGCAAGTTCGTTCAAGGCGCTCAGCTTATGCTCCTGCAGATGAAGGTGGTGAAG TTGATGGCAGCAACAATCACTCCATTTCATCTGAGGACCAAAGCTGTATGTTAGATGCTGGGGAACATAATGATACCACTTCTGAAGGTGACAACAATGACAAAACTGGTTCCAATGATCAAAAGTGCCACGAGTAG